The following are encoded in a window of Thunnus albacares chromosome 17, fThuAlb1.1, whole genome shotgun sequence genomic DNA:
- the LOC122967747 gene encoding cytochrome c oxidase subunit 6A, mitochondrial, which yields MSLSALAARRVFAAASHSSHEGGARTWKILSFVLAAPGVTVCMINAYMKGQAHSHEQPEFVPYPHLRIRTKKFPWGDGNHSLFHNPHTNPLPDGFESSHH from the exons ATGTCTCTGTCTGCCTTGGCCGCTCGTCGTGTGTTTGCCGCTGCGTCGCATTCAAGCCATGAGGGAGGAG CGAGGACCTGGAAGATACTGTCCTTCGTGTTGGCCGCTCCTGGTGTCACCGTCTGCATGATCAACGCCTACATGAAGGGACAGGCTCACTCTCATGAACAGCCGGAGTTTGTGCCTTATCCTCACCTGCGTATCCGCACCAAG AAATTCCCTTGGGGAGACGGAAACCACTCTCTGTTCCACAACCCTCACACCAACCCTCTGCCCGATGGCTTCGAGAGCTCCCATCACTGA